The proteins below are encoded in one region of Candidatus Zixiibacteriota bacterium:
- a CDS encoding VWA domain-containing protein, whose amino-acid sequence MRFAEPTNFMLLIGVALMAVFVLWAVARKKSLLQRFGDIPLVMKNAPYISFARQRTKAFLLVLALVFITAALARLQFGTHLERVKRQGIDLIIAVDVSTSMLARDMQPNRLERAKQQVRTIIDRLEGDRVGLIAFAGEAFVQCPLTVDYPAAQMLLTAMNEKSVSIQGTSIAEAIKTAAKSFDQQERKYKVLLLLTDGETHDKTALEAAESARELGIRIYTVGIGSPSGEPIPIMDRSGKQVGFKKDEDGEVVVSRLDEQTLQKVALATGGKYYLATPGEMELDKILDEISRLEKKELEGSLVTRYEDRFQWPLLFALLLVVVEFFVPERKRPNGRAHHA is encoded by the coding sequence ATGAGATTCGCAGAGCCAACAAACTTCATGCTGTTGATAGGGGTGGCCCTGATGGCGGTCTTCGTTCTCTGGGCCGTCGCTCGGAAGAAGAGCCTGCTGCAGCGCTTCGGGGATATCCCGCTGGTGATGAAGAACGCACCGTATATCTCGTTCGCACGCCAGCGTACCAAGGCGTTCCTGCTGGTTCTGGCGCTGGTATTTATCACGGCGGCCCTGGCTCGGCTCCAGTTCGGGACTCACCTTGAACGCGTGAAGCGACAGGGGATCGACCTGATAATTGCAGTCGATGTCTCGACATCGATGCTCGCGCGCGACATGCAGCCAAACAGGCTCGAACGCGCCAAACAGCAGGTGAGAACGATTATCGACCGTCTCGAAGGAGACCGGGTTGGACTCATTGCTTTTGCGGGCGAAGCGTTCGTGCAGTGTCCCTTGACCGTCGATTATCCTGCCGCCCAGATGCTGCTGACGGCAATGAATGAAAAGTCGGTGTCGATTCAGGGGACCTCTATTGCTGAGGCCATCAAGACGGCTGCGAAGTCGTTCGACCAACAGGAGCGCAAGTATAAGGTTCTTCTACTCCTGACGGATGGCGAGACGCACGACAAGACGGCGCTGGAGGCGGCGGAGTCTGCCCGCGAACTGGGCATTCGAATATACACTGTGGGAATAGGCAGTCCATCGGGAGAACCGATTCCAATCATGGATCGCAGTGGGAAACAGGTTGGATTCAAGAAGGACGAAGACGGCGAGGTCGTCGTTTCCCGTCTGGACGAGCAGACCCTGCAGAAAGTGGCACTGGCAACAGGGGGGAAATATTATCTGGCGACACCCGGTGAAATGGAGTTAGATAAGATCCTTGACGAAATCAGCCGGCTTGAGAAAAAGGAACTGGAAGGTTCGCTCGTCACACGGTATGAGGACCGCTTTCAATGGCCGCTGCTGTTTGCATTATTGCTGGTAGTCGTCGAGTTTTTCGTTCCGGAGCGTAAGAGGCCCAACGGGAGAGCACACCATGCATAG
- a CDS encoding tetratricopeptide repeat protein, which produces MHRTTIWILCAAAVAASSPAFARKPVEPVRKGNEAFVNKDYRTALEQYSIAETELPESPELDYNIGNVQYQQGDYQAALERYDKAIKTDDVLQQARAHYNSGNAHFKAQDYPKAIESYKKALEVAPDDMDAKFNLELARRLLKEQTQPEQQQQNEQQQQQQQQEKQQQQQPQPQQDQQDKQQDEQQQQPEQAQDKPMSKEDAERILNALEDDEQDVQKKVRRNVKASSYLGKDW; this is translated from the coding sequence ATGCATAGAACGACAATCTGGATTCTCTGCGCCGCCGCCGTGGCGGCTTCATCGCCTGCATTCGCCAGGAAGCCGGTGGAACCGGTTCGCAAGGGGAACGAAGCCTTTGTCAATAAGGACTACCGGACGGCGCTTGAGCAGTATTCGATTGCCGAGACCGAATTGCCGGAGTCGCCGGAACTCGACTACAATATCGGCAATGTCCAGTATCAGCAGGGTGATTATCAGGCCGCGCTCGAACGATACGATAAAGCGATCAAGACTGATGACGTGTTGCAACAGGCCCGTGCGCATTATAACTCAGGTAACGCGCACTTCAAGGCGCAGGACTACCCCAAGGCTATCGAGTCGTACAAGAAGGCTCTCGAGGTAGCCCCCGACGACATGGACGCCAAGTTCAACCTTGAATTGGCCCGACGCCTGCTGAAGGAGCAGACACAACCCGAACAGCAGCAGCAAAACGAGCAACAACAGCAGCAACAGCAACAGGAAAAGCAACAACAGCAGCAACCGCAACCGCAGCAGGATCAGCAGGACAAGCAACAGGACGAACAGCAGCAGCAGCCGGAACAGGCGCAGGACAAGCCGATGAGCAAAGAAGATGCGGAGCGGATTCTCAACGCGCTCGAAGATGATGAGCAGGATGTCCAAAAGAAGGTACGGCGAAACGTGAAAGCGAGTTCGTACCTGGGCAAGGACTGGTGA